GGAAGCTCCTTTCTGACAAGAATAAAGCTTTAGATACAGACGCCGTGCTAAAGTCCGGGTCATTAAACTGCTCCGATACTAGCCGAGTAACTTGGCGCTTCCACTGCTCATGCTTGTCGACTTTTATTTCAACAGGCGGCTTCGAAGCCTCCACTCCGAGTATCGGTTTTCCAACAGTGCGCTCTGCGATATCGCCAGAACCACTGTCTTGCTTGTCTTCTGGAGAGAGCATCCAGCGAAGTGTTAAACGATTCGTGCTTCCTCTTTCGACCGGCTTTAACTCCCCACCTGAGCGATGAATATGAGCAGGGAGGCTCGAAGGGCTAAAATCGAGCTGACTCTCTTTTCCGTCAAACGATTGAGTGGAGGCCTGTTCGTTGTAGTTAGGCAAAGGTAAACCATTGTCTTCGAAAATAACATTGAGTTTGGTTAGTTCATCATCAACCGTCACCTTAAGCACCTGACCTCGAACCATTCTTCGAAGTGCATTAGCGATGACAGAGTTGAAAATGATGTCGAGATTACACGTATCGAGAACTACACGCTCACAGCTCGCTTTGACCACGAGTTCGACTTTTATGCCATAACTATCCAGCTCTTTTTTCCACGCATCGACGGTAAACTTGAGGATACTGACCACAGAGCAAACAACAGGGGATGTACTCTCCTCATCAAAAATAGCCTTGATGTTGTCGAGCCCATCATAATCTGGCGTTCTACTCTTTGACCAATTAGGGATCTGCTCAAGCTTAAACTGAGCGCTATGTTGGGCCGCTTGCTCCACCAACTCTTGCAGCAATAGTTGTCGGATTTTAAAAGCCTTACGCAACTGCTGATTATTACCAACCAACACTCGACTCTGGTGCTGAAGCTGCTCAGTTTTTAAGGCGACTTGTGTCTTCAACGAACGGTTCATAAACCGGATCCGTCTTGAGCGCCAATAGATAATGCCAGCAATAAGCAGTATGGATGCTAGCCCTAGGACTGAATAGAACATGCCCGTCATATACCAAGGAGTACGTACTAAATAACTGAAGCGTATAGGAAGACTCTGCTCTTGCGCACCTAGTACGGCCACTTCAAGGGAGTGGATACCTGGCGTTGGCTTATCAATGTTTAGTTGGAAGCCTTGCATCGTTTGCCAATCGGTATCAGGTGTTCGGTATACCAAACTTTGGCCTTGATTAGACGGCCACAAGCTCAATTGCAATGCAATGCTATCGCCATAATCAACGTCGTGGACCGCCTCTTGAATGTCACCCAAGCTGATGGGTTCGTTATTCACCGATACTTGCGAGACTAAAACCTTAGGGGTTGGCGCAGGGTTATCTAGCAGTTTGTTGGGAGAAAACTCTACGATGCCATATCGTGAACCTAAAACGACGCGATCACTGTATGAGCTATAAGCACAGCTACCGTTAATAAATTCATTACTTATCACACCATAAGGCGCACTTAGGTGTCTGACTATCTGCCCATTATCATTGTATGCGGTGAGTCCCGCAGAGCTAATAAGCCAAAACGCATTATCACTTCGAGTAATACAAACAGGTCTAGTGCTATCCTGAAAAAGCTCCAGTCGAGAAAATAACTGATGCTCAGTATCATAGCGAAACGCACCATAGCTGCTAGCAGCCCAGATACTATTGTCATGCGCAACCATTTCGGTGACGCTTCCAAATGGCTCACTTTCACCAATATAACGACTTCGACCTTGCTCAATGATATAGAGCCCGTGATCCGTGCCAATGAGGGCCCTATCCTTCCCAAGTGCATTTATCTCGGTCACCTTTGCGGGTAAGTGACCACTCACAACCCATTCTTGCCCATAGTCTTTTGCAGAGCGGGTTTCGATGTCGATACTGAAAAGATGAAGACCGTCACTGACCCACAATACGTGACCACTCCCTAAAGCAACATGTTCGACCTGAGCCGGGAGGTTTTCTACGGTTTGATTCATTGCTGTAATTTGGTAAGCCCCAAGCTCTACATGCATGAGCCCTCGGTCTGTGGCTAACCAAAGCTCTTGCTCGCGCTGTGCAAGTGAGGTCACTGCGCCCCAAAATACCATCGCTGACTCACCCTGCTCATCAACGGAGTAGAGCGCACTTCCGGTAATGACCCAATATCCTCCAAGCGGATTATCCATCACCTCCAGCTTTGGCTCTAAGCGATTCAGGTTTTCATCAATCGTTACCGAGCTACGTTTAAAAAGCGAACCATATTCAGAAAAATAACGGACACCGTTATTCGTCGCGATCCACATACCGAGTTCACCGTCCGCGACAAGGGCATAGATCTTCTCACCAGCAAGACCAAATTCATCGTGAGGGTTAAATTTGACCCGTTTAATTTCCTGAGACGCTTTGTCAAGAAGGTACAGTCCCTGCTCCGTCCCTACCCAGAAATGTGTCGCGGAGCTCTCAAGTGCAAGTACATGTTGACCTAATGGAAAGAACTGTCGTTCGCCAGTGTTATCTAAAGGCAAAGTCTCAACACCGGAGTGGTAGCCTATGACAAGCGTATTCGACTGGGGCTCGACAAGTAACCGAGAGACTTGTCCACGATGTGTTTTACCCACATAGCTCAAACTATCGTTTTGCCAACGATAGAGCCCAACATTGGTGCCTATGTACCAACCATCTGAAGTGTCTATCGCTGCGGTCACCGAAACGCCAACACCACCATAAAAGCGCTCAAACGCCTTGATCTCAATGGATTCAAATCGAGAGCTTGAATTAATACCAAGATAGAGGTGTTGGTCGGTCGCAAACCAAATGTGCTCACCACCATTTCCAAGCGATTGAATATGCTCAGTCAGCTTAGTGGTATACACCTTCTCGACGTTACCAAACGGCTTTTTAGAAAAAAGCTTGTTTGCCTTTGCATACCAAAACTGCCCCTCAAAAAAAGTGACGTCATTGTATTCGAACGCGAGATTCTCTAACTCAATAAACCGAGTACCATCATAGAAGCGCACACGATTATGGACATCAATGGACCAAAGCCCTCCCTCTAAACCAGAAAACAACTGTTTAGCAGCTAGGAACTGCCCATTGGTTTGTAATGACAAAGGATAAAAAACAGGAGGAAGCTCTTTCGCTTTTAGGCTTAATGGACATAGCAAAAGCAAAGCGGTGAACAAACAAGTAAATATCGAGCGAGCAGACACCGTTTGACTACCCGCTCTTTTATGCGAGGTAGTAGGCGAGCTAAGTGTTTGCAGCAAGGATAGAGTCAAAGCCAAACCAGTTAATTTGCGACGATAATTATCGTAAATCTACTGGATTTGGCTTTGTTAGGAAAGGAAAAGCGTGACTTCAGTCGCCTAAATGGCTAAATGATCACAGGTAAAACTTAATTAAACGCCCATTTTGTGGAACGGCACTCACATTATGTGCAATGTCATTTGTCGGCTTTTACTGACTTAGACACCCTGCATAGCTATCTGCAACTGCCTTTAAGAAGGTGAAGTAGCTGCCTTTTTTAACCTCAATATCAGTACCTAACGGGTCGAGCTGACCAATATGCGTGCCCGTTCCGCGTGTCACTGACTCAACAACCGCAGGGGTAAATTGAGGCTCAGAGAACACACATTTTACATTCTGCTCGCGCAGCGTTGTCTTAATTGAGATCAGTGTCTTAGCTCCCGGCTTACGCTCGGGGCTAACGGTAAAGTGTCCGAGGTTGTTGAGCTTAAAGAATTCCTCGTAGTATCCGTACGCATCATGGAAAACGTAGTAGCCTTCACTACGAACCGGCTCAAGTTGTGCCTTCACTTCATCAATCGTTTTATCTAGACTAGCTTCAAACTCCGCCAACTTTTGTTGGTAAGCTTCGGTATTATCAGCGTCAAGCTCTTGAAGCTTGGTCGAGATTGCACGCGCAACCTGTCGGCTCTGCTCAGGGCCTAACCATACATGAGGATCATAGCTACCGTGATGATGACCTTCATGCCCATGGTCATGCTCATCTTCGCCAAATTCACGCAGCGATAGCCCGTCAATCGCTTCAATTTTTACCGTATTAGGCTGCCCTTCCAGAGACTTTGATAAGAAGCTCTCAAGATCGTTACCAAACCAAACCACAAGTTCACTGCTACGTAATTTCTTCACGTCAGAAGGTTTGAGTGCATAATCATGAGGAGAGGCGTTGGCATTCAATATTGAAGATGTAGATTGTCCATCGAGGATAAGCTCCTGAGAAATCATCTCAAATGGTTTAATACTGTTTAGCACTTCAAAAGCTTGCGATTTAAGCGGAAGCAGTGTAGTAAGTGCCACAATTGGAATGTAACGATGCATAGGGCTTCAAAATCCTTCTAGCTAGTAATGGCTCGAAATGTTACATTATAACACGTATCAATTGCAAATGAGTTCTATTTATGTCCGAACTGATTAAACTGGACCGCGTTAGTGTTGAGTTCAGCAAGAGAAAGGTTCTAGATAATATTAGCCTAACGATAAATCGTGGTGAAATTCTCACTCTAATAGGTCCTAATGGTGCCGGAAAGTCTACGCTGGTAAAGGTCATACTGGGTCTTCAAAATCGCTACAAGGGCCATATTACGCGCGATAAAAAACTCAAGATTGGTTATGTTCCTCAGAAGCTCAAACTCAATGATTCACTTCCGCTTAATGTGGAGCGCTTTCTGGCATTAGCCGGTAAGTACAGCGTTCAAGAAAGGCTCGACGCGCTAAAACTTGTCGGAGCCGAGCACCTAATTAAGAACAACATGCATCAGCTCTCTGGTGGTGAGAACCAGCGCGTATTGCTCGCACGTGCGCTCTTGCAACGACCTGACATATTGGTTCTTGATGAGCCTGCGCAAGGTGTTGATGTACAGGGTCAGATCGACCTCTACGAACTCATCGATTCGATACGTCATCGATTTAATTGTGCTGTGTTTATGGTGTCGCACGACCTACATCTGGTGATGGCAAAGTCCGATAACGTTATCTGCCTGCACCACCATATTTGTTGCCAAGGCGCGCCACAAACGGTTAGGCAGCACCCTTCTTACATTGCATTGTTTGGTAGCGCTACGCAAGAAACACTGGCCTTCTATCAACATCAGCACCTACATCACCACCACGACCTTTCAGGTGAACCAGTGCAAGGTGACGCCACACAATGTTCACACCATGATCACGGACACGCCCATCATGATTGAGTTTTTACTTCCTTCGATTATTGCCGGTATTGGCATTGCTTTGATTGCTGGTCCACTTGGATCCTTTGTGGTTTGGCGCAGAATGGCTTACTTTGGTGATACGCTTGCCCACGCCTCGCTAATGGGCTTAGCGCTCGGCTTTCTGTTCAACATTAACCTCTACCTCGCGCTCGTCATTTGCTGCATGGCGCTCGCTATCGTTTTGGTGACGCTGCAAAAGCAAAAACTGG
This window of the Vibrio maritimus genome carries:
- the znuC gene encoding zinc ABC transporter ATP-binding protein ZnuC, coding for MSELIKLDRVSVEFSKRKVLDNISLTINRGEILTLIGPNGAGKSTLVKVILGLQNRYKGHITRDKKLKIGYVPQKLKLNDSLPLNVERFLALAGKYSVQERLDALKLVGAEHLIKNNMHQLSGGENQRVLLARALLQRPDILVLDEPAQGVDVQGQIDLYELIDSIRHRFNCAVFMVSHDLHLVMAKSDNVICLHHHICCQGAPQTVRQHPSYIALFGSATQETLAFYQHQHLHHHHDLSGEPVQGDATQCSHHDHGHAHHD
- a CDS encoding helix-turn-helix domain-containing protein, producing the protein MTLSLLQTLSSPTTSHKRAGSQTVSARSIFTCLFTALLLLCPLSLKAKELPPVFYPLSLQTNGQFLAAKQLFSGLEGGLWSIDVHNRVRFYDGTRFIELENLAFEYNDVTFFEGQFWYAKANKLFSKKPFGNVEKVYTTKLTEHIQSLGNGGEHIWFATDQHLYLGINSSSRFESIEIKAFERFYGGVGVSVTAAIDTSDGWYIGTNVGLYRWQNDSLSYVGKTHRGQVSRLLVEPQSNTLVIGYHSGVETLPLDNTGERQFFPLGQHVLALESSATHFWVGTEQGLYLLDKASQEIKRVKFNPHDEFGLAGEKIYALVADGELGMWIATNNGVRYFSEYGSLFKRSSVTIDENLNRLEPKLEVMDNPLGGYWVITGSALYSVDEQGESAMVFWGAVTSLAQREQELWLATDRGLMHVELGAYQITAMNQTVENLPAQVEHVALGSGHVLWVSDGLHLFSIDIETRSAKDYGQEWVVSGHLPAKVTEINALGKDRALIGTDHGLYIIEQGRSRYIGESEPFGSVTEMVAHDNSIWAASSYGAFRYDTEHQLFSRLELFQDSTRPVCITRSDNAFWLISSAGLTAYNDNGQIVRHLSAPYGVISNEFINGSCAYSSYSDRVVLGSRYGIVEFSPNKLLDNPAPTPKVLVSQVSVNNEPISLGDIQEAVHDVDYGDSIALQLSLWPSNQGQSLVYRTPDTDWQTMQGFQLNIDKPTPGIHSLEVAVLGAQEQSLPIRFSYLVRTPWYMTGMFYSVLGLASILLIAGIIYWRSRRIRFMNRSLKTQVALKTEQLQHQSRVLVGNNQQLRKAFKIRQLLLQELVEQAAQHSAQFKLEQIPNWSKSRTPDYDGLDNIKAIFDEESTSPVVCSVVSILKFTVDAWKKELDSYGIKVELVVKASCERVVLDTCNLDIIFNSVIANALRRMVRGQVLKVTVDDELTKLNVIFEDNGLPLPNYNEQASTQSFDGKESQLDFSPSSLPAHIHRSGGELKPVERGSTNRLTLRWMLSPEDKQDSGSGDIAERTVGKPILGVEASKPPVEIKVDKHEQWKRQVTRLVSEQFNDPDFSTASVSKALFLSERSFQRRFKSQFNSTFTDYLTDVRMEKACEMLLQGEKVSDVAFACGFNDPSYFSQRFKVYFGLPPSKFAMMDVTES
- the znuA gene encoding zinc ABC transporter substrate-binding protein ZnuA, giving the protein MHRYIPIVALTTLLPLKSQAFEVLNSIKPFEMISQELILDGQSTSSILNANASPHDYALKPSDVKKLRSSELVVWFGNDLESFLSKSLEGQPNTVKIEAIDGLSLREFGEDEHDHGHEGHHHGSYDPHVWLGPEQSRQVARAISTKLQELDADNTEAYQQKLAEFEASLDKTIDEVKAQLEPVRSEGYYVFHDAYGYYEEFFKLNNLGHFTVSPERKPGAKTLISIKTTLREQNVKCVFSEPQFTPAVVESVTRGTGTHIGQLDPLGTDIEVKKGSYFTFLKAVADSYAGCLSQ